In a genomic window of Micromonospora cremea:
- the rplR gene encoding 50S ribosomal protein L18, which yields MTATLLKRRRGVAAKRAVGRARRHFRVRKNVSGTAERPRLVVTRSLRHMVAQIVDDTKGHTLASASTLDASLRGAEGDKSALAGKVGALLAERAKAAGVSKVVFDRGGNRYAGRVAALADAAREAGLEF from the coding sequence GTGACCGCCACGCTGCTCAAGCGCCGCCGCGGCGTCGCCGCCAAGCGCGCCGTCGGGCGGGCGCGTCGGCACTTCCGGGTCCGCAAGAACGTCAGCGGTACGGCCGAGCGTCCGCGCCTGGTCGTCACCCGTTCGCTGCGGCACATGGTCGCCCAGATCGTCGACGACACCAAGGGTCACACCCTGGCGTCGGCGTCGACCCTGGACGCCTCGCTGCGCGGTGCGGAGGGCGACAAGAGCGCCCTCGCCGGCAAGGTGGGCGCGCTGCTCGCCGAGCGGGCCAAGGCCGCCGGCGTCTCCAAGGTCGTCTTCGACCGCGGCGGCAACCGGTACGCGGGGCGAGTCGCCGCGCTTGCCGACGCCGCCCGCGAAGCCGGGCTCGAGTTCTAA